The Lycorma delicatula isolate Av1 chromosome 8, ASM4794821v1, whole genome shotgun sequence DNA segment TTTGAAGTATACTGCTTACACTAAAATCTGACTTTCCACTAGactaaaagataatattttgattgaacttaattttatcataatcgaTGCATCATAAAAATGAACCATTTTTGAATATAACCTTACAACTTCTAAAGACTTATTATACAAGTATGCTTTCCTCAACagtaatttacatttgttttatataaaatattcgtaCGGCTAAATGATGAATGTGTCATGGTGAAGAGACtaacaaatagaaatattttaaactgtagaTTTTTGAGTATCATCTGGTATTCTTCCTGAAGGCAGATCCCTTATTCTACTGCATCTCCTTCCACTTTTGTCTCAAGCCTTCTCCTTCATTCCCTTGTAGGTAAAAAGATGAAGGAAAAGGCAAAAGTGTTTTTAGAGTATATAAGGCagttaatgttaaaattgtttgGTGAGAGAAGGAAATACAGAGTAAACtgtaatatatacaacaaataattggAATTGCTGTTTCAAGCAACTGTGCTTCGAATAATTTTTGTGATGATATTCCAGATATTTTTTGAAACACTGTAGAATTCAGGTAAATTTGCGGCTATGGTCTCAACATACGCTGAATTCCAACAAGAGATGGTGTACAAGATTCAGTTGTTTTAAAATGGAACTGGTCCAGCCAGGCTTGAAACAGTCACCTTATTGTGTTGGAAAGTAATAATAGGTTGACTGCCCTTTGCCACCTATTACAAAGAGTCAAATGTTGACTTGTGGTCAATACTTTGGCCTCCATGACACAATAATATCACAGAATAGCATAAAGGATGGAGAATTTCATCAGActaatgactaaaaaaaattccagacctGCAAATTGAAGTAAATACTCCAAAAAGAATAAGATAATatcttttctgaaataaaattttattagctttCAAAAGTTTTGCTTTCTGAAAAATAAGCGTactttattcatacatttttttttaataagctgcttactattttttattttattttctaaacaagtTAGCTGGATTAAATGGTAAACTGTATCCCTTACCATGTATAACACCTGAAACACCTTAGGAAGTTACATCCTGGAAATTGAACTATGCAAAAGAGATAAATCgttctaaaaaaattactgaagttcTACGTTAGCTGAATAAGGTTTTTTAGTTAGAAGTGGCTAATGACTACAATAGTCAATTCCATGGATTTTTATCTTAGTAAAATTTATctgtcttttttttacattatctgcATATAACTatgaaaagatattttacaaattgaCTTAAGTACTGactcaaattttaattcaattgtgAACATAAGAcacataacaataatttattgaattcgTGATTATCATCATATAAATTGTGACaccaaataattaatgatttaaattagtcttcttaaacatgaaaaaaaaataggaagaatgaAGATAAATGATGAAGATGAGTTggttttttagttcatttttctgAACTTGTTTACTAGAAAAGCTCTGGACTGATAAATCAGCTCAATAGACTGAAAACCTAGTTCAGTATGAACTATTGAAAGTCATAATGATAATTAACTTAcaaatgaagaaacaaaatattgctaaatGGCTAGCActgttattttcagttacttactgccattaataatttttttttatgaagttgtcttgatatatgatattaaaataatttttttctgttcatgtCCTTTTGACTTATTACCATACTGTACACATGACTTCATTCAGTTTTGATCTTTaccctttctttattttatcaatttactatTCCTCTCAAACAATTATAAATcagttttcttacattttctgttttattttttttattttgtagctgttcataataatatttataaatttaataaaaataaacataatttgtataaaaaaatgaaatatcttgaAGTTACATATCGTAATTATGTACAGTTGCTGACTCAAAGATTAACTTGTTCAATGctgaataaacaatatattatttatcagtaattagtGATGAAACCACCTTCGCTTAACCAATACAAATAAGAGTGATCCGACTCAATTATGGTACATAACTTAACAACTCTTGACGTCAATTGATTCATTGCCTAGTTTAAGCAACACTGATTTATATTTATCtgctatttttttatgtatgtagttattattttttgtgtagtcTTTTAATCATTCTACAGAGTAAAAAGGTTATATGATGAATAAAACTTCATGATGAATGtatacaaaaattctaaataaaatcttGACATTCTAAAACCATGATGAGGTGTAGAAATTTATTGATGAACACATCTGGCACACACATCTTCTCAAATAAGTAATAGATCATAGTAGATTTACTAGTTTTAAGGCACCATAAGGCTATAAGTGATTATCTGAAAATAGTGGTGTGTGGTATccatgaaaatgtaataaacataaatctCAAGTGACAATTTCACTTCAATGATATACAAATATCAAACAATCACCTTTCTTTGCTATTTAATGCAAtctgaaatacatttttcaagaaaaaaatgttggaagCTTCACAAAgtagattcttttttctttccaaaAGTTTAAAACGTGAACAGTCATGGAAATTGTGGCTCTGACCTCATcatgaaaaaagtttcttttgaaCTTTGTTTAGACCAAGgtgaattttacagaaaaatctattaacagattacaatcattcatttttatcataacttCTGAAAAATAATAGAAGACTTGGCCTTTAATAAACCATATCATCATACAGAAGACATGATCTGAAAAATAACAGAGGACATAGTCTTGATCAGTTTATTTGCTATTTTTGTTACccataattccaaaaaaaatgttattctactTCAACTATGCTCAAGCTCAAGGCAtgttaaagaaagattaaaagcttAGTTTCTTTTCAACAAATGAATCATCCATGATATAAATGGGCCCATTCCAATGTGTATGTAGCTTTAAAATACTGAAACATCTCATCTTATTTTGACTGATCTCATATCTTAACTGATTTAAGGCTTTTGACTGTGCatgattattcttatttttgactGATTAAGAGATGTTATCTAATGATGTACATGTGAATGGCAATTTTAAGTGCAAGTCTCAATTATACAAATTTTCCTCACACCagaatatatacttaaatatcataagtacagtttaaaaatttcatttgatgggaaattaaatttttaaattcatgtattcCCAGTTTTACCATAATCTATGGTACACTCTAACATACAGTAACTTCAACATGGATCTAAAACAAtgtatactttttctttaatacctctatcacaacaataataataataaaaaaccaagtttttatataaataagaatatacacttcaataaaatatatgattattacataattatcatGATGTACTTTCtagcaataaattattattgaaatctgTCAATAACTCGACATCAGGTCGACAGCGTTTAAAATCACTCACACCATTCTGAGTACAACTAGTACCTCTCACATCAAGATATTTAAGATTTGGAAGACAACTAGCAGTATGTTTAAGACTTATATCGGTAACAGAACGATAATTCCGCAGCACTAATGTTTCTAATCCAGACTGTCCAGGCCTTTGGTTTCGGATCAAAACAAATGACAGACCAACAGGATTTGCATTTAACAGATCTCGTTCACTACCAAAAGAAGCAACACCTatatcacttattttattttcaccacCAGGCCAGTCAAGTGCTTCcaaatataactttttcaatttttcaacacGATTAAAACATGATATGTCACTGTCACTCACATGTGTCGACCGTAAATCCAATAACTGCaaataggataaataataatatattaataaagttaacagAAAAAGTTAATACTGTGTAACTTcattagttttgtaatttattaagtttaaataaaacaggtTATGTCATAATGGTAAAtctatactaaaataaaactgatataaatttaaataaattaattcattgaaaCTAAAGTCCTTTTGCTTCAGCTTTATATCAAATGCAAataaactatcaaattttacatgaaaataaaacatatcaattatttacagatataattaattacataagtaGCATACAAATAAGTcttactacaaaaaattacatcattcaaatcactataaataaaaattttctcttaaataacTGGTACTTTGAGGGTGGatactcaatttaataaaatcatagatCATAATAAAACTCAAGACCATTTTCTACGTTTCACTTGGAGGAACATACCTATCTAGAAACACAAAATTCATGAAATGTAgctctttaaaattattcataaaagaatCATTCACATCAACCCAGTGATTCAAGAGTTTTAAGCGAACATCAGTATAAATACATGGACTTACACAtagtttttctaatttacatATTTCAGATAAAggaataaagatttatatatttcctAACTCTAATATTCAGCTCTTTCTCTTATCTTTCATATTCTGAGAACAATTCCAGATATCTGAAAACCTTCATGACTTTTTAACTTAAATGCTTCACTCAGATTACATGATCACCTAAATAAATTCATGTCCCTATATTATATCAGGTGATTCAAAAAAatcttcacaactttaaaagcatgtaaaaacttatttagataactttcagattcagttgaggtctgaTTTCACAGCAAAACACATATTTTGAATAACATAGTTCATTAATACCGAATTCGACCATGAgtgtaaaaatggatatatttactggtgcagaacatgctcactgtgtgttttggtttcacaacTGGCCATCAGAAACTGCAGTCcaatgtaattttcgtagagtacaGTAGGAAgtctcctagtaggcatacaatttacttttgatatcaaacctacgttgagacaggttgttctgttaaacatacaaaatcaccagatGCCAACACATTCCTGAAACTACTGTGGAAAAACTCTGAGAAAACTTTGCTCGTAATCTGAAAAAATCACATGAGACTGGCATTCTACAAACAACTGTTTGGCATGTATTATGTAAACGACTGCAATTGAaccatacaaactaaccatggttcaaTACATTACAGATGACAACAATGTTACTTGGCTGCATTTTTGTGAGAAAGCAATGGCTAGAATTGCAgacaatacatttttagacaatgtaatttttagtgatgagttaaCATTTCACATCAATGGCAAGGAGAATGAATACCCATAACTGCTGAATACAAGGTAGTGAAAATCCTCATCAAACTTTGTAGCATGTTTATGATAGCCCTacggtcaatgttttttgtgcccaaAGCAAACTACAACTACACCGCCTGTTCTTCCATGAGGCAAccataaatggtatcgtttatttggacttgcttcaaaattttctaattcctcagttagatgatgcAATTAGTATCAGAAAGATGGGGCACTACCTTACTAATGCCTAGAAcaaagattttcttgatattcgattcccAGGTTGGTGGACTGGTCATGAAATTCAATTGCATGGCCATCTTTTGCTCATTAGATTTGACCCTGCTAGATTTTTCTTATGAGaggtttcaataaaaatcagtttatgtaCCACCTTGGCCTGCAGATCTTGTTGAGCCAAGACTTTGAATTAACACCACAGCTGCAGAGGGTAACGCACAACTTGCTGGTTACAGTCTGGAATGAGATTTACTTCAGGCAAGAAGCTATATGAAACCAAAGTGAATtttggctgataaatttttttttttttctataagacctaaaccaaatctgtaagttacctcaataaattttaatatgcttttaaaattgtgaagtcctttttgaattacccgGTATACTATTATTAATACCAACAATCTAAAGATTATATTCAGCCTTCAAACTTTAAAATCCtcaaatctgttttatatttcaccacttttttaaaaattgcattgccCAACCTAAAAACCATATTCCTGACTGTCCTACTCACATTCActctttacttttattaacatcattgttataaaaaaaccaGTAACACAGTGTTTGTATTTCTCTCATCTCCCTAAGATCTTCTTTAATAGTACAACATTCCACAAGCATCTTGTAGAGCTCTCTGAACTCCCTTTATGAAGCCCAACATTACCATTTGTTTAG contains these protein-coding regions:
- the LOC142328646 gene encoding uncharacterized protein LOC142328646, yielding MSSLLWYSGVTDDRGELVEGFVVQYGLEFHAHSFLALSKSKTLKELHLKGCLGIEDCVPYASLAATFGFPSLELLDLRSTHVSDSDISCFNRVEKLKKLYLEALDWPGGENKISDIGVASFGSERDLLNANPVGLSFVLIRNQRPGQSGLETLVLRNYRSVTDISLKHTASCLPNLKYLDVRGTSCTQNGVSDFKRCRPDVELLTDFNNNLLLESTS